The Candidatus Schekmanbacteria bacterium genome includes the window GATAAAGCTCTCTTTAAATAAACTGAAACCTGCATTACAGAAAGCTGAAATAGAATGAAAGAATGAATACCAAAGGGCATCAAAAAAAGGGTAATCACTCTGCCATCTCAAAAAAAGAAGGATAGCGCCTGCAAGCTCTATTATAGCTGTGTATATCGCAATAGTCTTCAACACACCTCCAATCTTGACTTTACTGCCGGGCGTATAACTCATTCTTGAAACTTCTCTCATCTCATAGTTTGCCCTCTGCCCAAAGGCAAAGATATATACAGCAGAAAATGTTACTATTCCCAATCCACCTGCCTGAATAAGAAGAAGAATCACAAGCTGACTAATAAATGGGAAGTCTGCGCCAGTATTCAATACCACAAGGCCTGTCACACATGATGCCGATGTAGCAGTAAATAAGCTGTCAACAAACGATATATCTTTGCCAAAGGAATTTGTCAGAAAAAAGAGCGAAAGGGTCCCTATTCCTATGAGGAAAATAAAAAAAATTATTATTATTCTTGAAGGTGTCAGCATAGTTTTTCTATTTTCCAATAATTTTTAAAAATGCACTTTTATATCTTGCATCTTGTATTTATGTCAATCAAGCAAAAATAAATTAATTCTATAAAGAGAGATATGGTGGCTTTACCTTTGCATCTATACTTTTTACTGCTTGCCAAGAAAATGCTTTTTTGCTATTTATTGAGGCTTATGGACAGCGGCGTTTACAAATATTTTAAGAATTCTTCTGTGCTTGTGCTTAATGCAAGCTATGAAGTCATCAACATCTGCAACATCAAAAGAGCAATTATTATGATATTAAAGGGTGTTGCAGTAGCAGAAGAAAATACTGACAGATATTATCATTCTCCATCTTTCAAAATTCCTGTTCCCTCTGTGATTAGAATAAACAGATATGTAAGGATAAAATATCAGCTTGTATCCTTTACAAGAAAAAACATTTTTCTAAGGGATAATTTTACCTGCTATTACTGCAACAAAAAATTCAAGCCGAAGGATTTAACCCTTGACCATGTTCTGCCAAAATCGAAAGGCGGATGGAACAACTGGGATAATATCGTAACTGCCTGCATTCCCTGCAACAAGAAAAAAGGCAATCGCACACCTGAAGAAGCCAATATGAAGTTGAGAAAAAAACCAAAAGAGCCCACAATTCCCATATATATTCAAATCATCAGAAATCTTTCAGCTTCAAAACAGCAATGGAACAAATACCTTTTTCTCGATAACTAAAATCTTGCCGTGAAGAAGAGAAATCTTTTTTCATTCATTGACAAAGAACTTGAAAAATTAAAAAAGGAAAATCTTTACAGGTCTCTTCGCATTATTGAATCAGCCCAAAAACCGAAGGTCAGGATTGAAGGCAAAGAATTCCTTCTTTTCTCATCCAACAACTATCTCGGTTTGTCGAACAATCCAATAATCAAAAAAAAGGCGGCTGAAGCGCTAAAAAAATATGGATGCGGAGCTTGCGCTTCCCGCCTGATTTCAGGAAATGTCGAACCTTATGTTTCCCTTGAAAAAACGATTGCCCGCTTTAAAGGGACCAAAGAAGCTCTTGTCTTTTCTTCAGGATACGCCGCAAATGTAGGGACAATATCAACTATTGCAGAATCATCAGATACTATCTTTTCCGATGCTTTAAATCATGCAAGCATAATAGACGGATGCCGCTTGAGCAGGGCGCAGATAAAAATTTACAATCATAAAGATGTAAACCATCTTGAAGATTTAGTTAAAAAAACAAAAGGAAGAGGGAAAAAAATCATAATCACTGATTCTATATTCAGTATGGATGGAGATATTGCGCCATTAGGAGATATTCAGAAAGTCGCGAAAAAATATGGATGCCTGCTCTTTGTGGATGACGCGCATGCAACAGGTACATTGGGAAAAAGGGGACGCGGTTCAGCCGAATTTTTCAACATCAATGGGAAGATAGACATATATATGGGTACATTGAGCAAAGCTGTAGGTAGTGTGGGGGGATTTATTGCCGGCAAGAGGAAACTGATTGAATTTCTCATAAACAGGAGTAGAAGTTTCATCTATTCCACAGGACTTCCGCCATCAGCCCTTGCCGCTTCTCAAAGCGCTCTTGAATTGATAGAAAAGGATTTATCATACCTAAACAACCTCAAAAGGAATGAAAAATTGATAAAGGAAGGCCTTGAAGAAATTGGATATGACACTATGGAGAGCGAAACACAGATAATCCCTGTGCTTATGGAGACTGAAGAACGGGCAATCAAGGCATTTCATTTCTTATTTAAAAACAATATATTTGTCCCTGCCATAAGGCCTCCTACGGTGCCAAAGGGGAAAGCCCGCCTTAGGATTACTCCAATGGCATCTCACACCAGGAAAGATATTGAATATCTTCTCGATGTTTTCGCTAAAATGAAAAAGGCAATTTTCAAATGAAGCTCAATTCTTTCAAAATTGGGAAGATAAAAATTTATCCTCCAATTATTCTTGCGCCTATTGCAGGATGGACAAATCTTCCCTTTAGAATTATCGCCTGCGAAAAGGGGGCAGGACTAACCTATACAGAGCTCATAAGCTCCGAAGCCATTGTGAGGAAAAACAAAAAAACATTGAAAATGCTTACCTGCGATGAGCGTGAGGGGAATAGGGTTATTCAAATCTTTGGCGCAAATCCTGATGTAATGGCAAGAGCTGCAAAAATCGTAGAAGATATGGGAGAAAAGATTATTGATATCAATATGGGATGCTCTGTTAAAAAAGTAATAAAAAATGGAGCAGGCGCTTATCTCTTGAAATCAGCAGTTGACGCCAAAAAGATTATGAAAGCGGTTGTTTCAGCAGTATCCCTGCCGGTCACAGTCAAGATTCGCTCGGGCTGGAATGATAGAAGCATCAATGCAGTAGAAATATCCAAAATCGCTGAAGAATGCGGTATTTCTGCCATCACAGTGCATCCACGCACAGCAGTGCAGTATTTCAAAGGTACGGCAGACTGGAATATCATAAAAGAGGTCAAACAGAATGTGTCGATTCCCGTAATTGGCAATGGCGATGTCAAAACCGAAGAGGATGTGAAAAGAATGTTTGAAGAAACCGATTGTGATGCTGTGATGATTGGTAGAGGAGCATTGGGCAATCCATGGATTTTCAAAAGAGCCGAATATTTTATTACAAAAGGAGAAAAAATGGTATCTCCAAGCATAAAAGAAATCAGAGATACAATGATAAAACATCTCAAACTGAATATAGAAATATTCGGTGAAAAGAGAGGAATTTCACTATTCAAAAAACACTCAGCATCCTATGTAAAAGGAATGAGGGGTGCTATTGACTTTAGAAAAAAGATTTTTCTTGCAAAAAGCGAAAGCGAGGCAAAGGACATAATAAGGAAATTTTTCTCTGCTTTGAGCTGATATAAAATTTTTCTTTGGAAAATTCCTTTCTTTTATCGACCTTGAAATAAAGAGGCAAGATAATCCATAGAAGGCGGATAAAAAATGCCTAAAAGAAGAAGAAATGTCAAAACAATCAAAATTGAAGCAGTTATTATTGAGAGAATATTCTGTCCCAATGTATTGACATTTTCTCCCATTATGGATTTATCGTTTATCAATTTGAGCATTAGAATCAGAATAATAGGAAGTAGTATCCCATTTACTGTCTGAGATATCAGCATAACCATAATAAGTTTTAAATTTGGAATTAAAATAAAGCCTGCACCAATAGCAAGAATTACCGTATAAAACCAAAAAAACTTTGGAGCTGAATGAAATTTTTTGCCCAATCCGGATTCCCATCCAAATGCTTCACTTACTGCATAGGATGTAGAAAGAGGCAGAATAATGGCGCCAAGCACAGATGCATTCAGTAATCCAATAGAAAAAAGGATAAAGGCGTAATTGCCAGCCAAAGGTTTGAGGGCAAGGGCAGCTTGAAAAGCATCATTGACTTCCCGATTACCGTTAGCATATAGGGTGGCTGCAGCTGCAATAATAATAAACATTGCAACGAAATCTGTTATAAAAGACCCAATATAGACATCCCATTTCAAAAACTTGTAATTTTCCTTCTTCAACCCCTTATCCACTACCGACGCCTGAAGATAAAACTGCATCCAAGGTGTTATCGTTGTGCCAACAAGAGCAATAAAAAGGTTTATATAACCAGTTTCAAATTTGAATGTTGGATGCACTAACCCTGCAACCACTTCATTCCAATCCGGCTGCGCCATAAAACCTGACACAACATATGTAAAATAAATAAGACAAAAAAAGAGCATAACTCTTTCCACGGCAATATAGCTCCCCTTTATGACAATCAGCCATATTATAAGCGCCATAAGGGGAACAGAAAGAAGCCTGCTTACTCCCAAAAGTTCAAAACCAGCGGCAATACCAGCAAATTCTGCTATAGTTACAGTAAGGTTTCCTACCACCAAAAGAAGCATAGTAAAAAAGGTTGTCCTCATCGAGAATTTCTCACGAATCAAATCAGCAAGTCCCTTGCCCGTGACAACTCCCATTCTTGCAGACATCTCCTGAATTACGACTAACGCCAAAGTGGTAAGGAAAAGAGCCCAAAGGAGGCTATATCCCTCCTGCGCACCTGCAAGAGTATAGGTAGCAATGCCGCCTGCGTCATTGTCGGCGCTCGATGTAATTATTCCGGGACCAATCAGGGTAAGCAGTATCAAAAAACGCCCTAATCCTCGTCTTTCTCTTTTTACAGCTGGCATTTGAATCCTCAACAAATAGTTTAGACTCTGAGCTTTTTCTTCCGAGAGGGAGGCGGTATGACCAAGTCAACGATGTCATCAACAGTAATGATGCCAAGAATTACATTTTCTTCGTTTACAACAGGAATAGCATAAAAATTATATTTCGATATCATCTCTGCCACTTCTTCTTCATCTGTATCCGGCAAAACACTCTTTACCTGTTCTTTCATAATAGCTGAAAGTTGGGTATTGTCTGCTGCCAACAGAAGGTCTTTTATTGAAACAACACCAAGCAGTTTGTCATTGTCGTCTGTAACATATATGTAATAAATCATCTCAACATCAGGAGCCATCAATCTGAGATTCTTGAATGCCTCTTTCACTGTCATAGTGGGAGGAAAGGAAAGAAAATCCGTTGTCATCAATCCTCCTGCTGTATCATCTTCGTGTTCAAGAAGCTCCTGCACATCTTCTGCCTCTTCGTCTTCCATCAAATTCAGTAGCTCCTGCGCTGTTTCTTCAGGCAAATCACCCAGCAAGTCTGCGGCTTCATCAGGGGGCATCAACTCCAATATATCAGATGCCTGTTCCTTATCCATTCCATGAATTATGGATACCTGCGCTTCCGGTTCAAGCTCATGGAGCGCTTCTGCCGCTGTTTCAAGTTCAAGAGTATCAAAGAGAGCAGACCTTTCTTTTGGCGGAATTTGACTCATTATAGATGCAATGTCAGAAGGATGGAGTTCAGAAAGTTTCGATTTCGTAACTTTCAAGGTCAAACTGCTTACCTTAGGGTCAACTGGCTGTAAATAGTTCCATGATATCAGGTTTTGAGCTTTTCCTCCGCCAACCTTCTTCATCAATCCCTTGGCAATGTTAGCTACACCGATTCGTCTGAGGATTGCGTTGAATCCTATGTCTGCTGCAATTATGCAAAGATTCCCTCTCATTTCACCCAATTTAACATCATTGACCCTAACAACTTTGGCTCCGTCTATATCAACTATCTGTTTATCAAGAATATCCTTTGCGATTGAAATATCATTTTCGCCCGGTTCAGTCTCTGTAACTTCATTCTTATAAATATTTGCCGTAATTGTGCTTCTATTGAAAAGTTCTATATTTTCGAAAGGAATGATTGCCTTCTTGCCGGACTTAATATTGACAACAAGTGCAGACACTGTTGGAAATACATCTTTAATACGCACAAGAAGGTCTTCAAGCTTGCCTATAACCTCACCTTCCCGGTCATAGACATCCCGCCCCAATACCTCACTGGCAAATATTTCTCCCACTAAATACATAATAATTCCACAAAGAAAAAAGTCCTTTTACAGGTTTCAATTTTCATCAGAGGTATAGCCATATTTATGAAGTAATTTTTCATTCTCTGTCCATTTTTTTTTAACATATACTCTCAAGTCAAGATAAACTTTGCACCCTGTAAAATATTCAATATCCTTTCGCGCTCTACTGCCTATTTCTTTTATCATTTCTCCCTTTTTGCCAATGATGATACCCTTTTGTGATTCTTTTTCAACAAATATATTTGCTGATACATAAATAAGGCCTTCTTTGCGCTCTTTTATCTCTTCGACCTCCACATGGACACAATAGGGCAATTCCTCCTGCAAAAGACGATAAATCTTTTCACGAATATATTCAGCAAAAAGGAATTCTTCAGGACGATCTGTAATTATATCCGCTTCAAAATACCTTGGCGCAATTGGCAGATTATCAACGACTACGGAAATAAGCCTTTTGAGATTAGTCCCGCGTTTTGCTGAAATTGGGATAAATTCTTCGATAAACTCATATTTTTTCAAAGAATCGATTAGAGGCAAAAGCTCTTCTTTTTTTAAAAGGTCGATTTTGTTGATTAGAAGGATTTTCATTGCATCAACCTTTTCAATCTTATCCAAGATTACAATATCATCTTTCTTTATACCTGCTTTTGCATCTATGATAAAGAGCACTATATCTGCATAATTTAGAGTGCTTAAGGCAATCTTGACAAGATGGCTTCTCATCAATCCCTTCTTGACATTTATACCCGGAGTATCAAGAAAGATTGCCTGATAGTCTTCCCCATTCAGGATTCCTGTTATCCTGTTTCTCGTAGTTTGAGGTTTTGCAGAAGTGATTGCAATTTTAGTGTCTAAGATTCTATTCAGTAGAGTTGACTTTCCCGTATTAGGACGCCCTACCAAGGCAATAAAACCACATCTAAATTCTCTGCCTTCCCCTTCAAAATTATTTTCAGCCATAATTCTATTATGAAATCGAAAGATTGAGGATGTTATAAGATTCTCTATTTCAAATCAATTAAGTTTATCACTTTTTTACGATGACTCACATTCAAAATTGATTGAAAATTACAAAAAAAGTATATTTCTACTTTGCCTTTACAATTGATATATTATCTATTGACTTTTTATCCAAGCTACTTTAAATAAACTTCGTCTTCTTTCAATTATTTTGAGTGCCGGGATAGCTCAGTCGGTAGAGCAGAGGACTGAAAATCCTCGTGTGGGCGGTTCGATTCCGTCTCCCGGCATTTTTTTTATACCTTTTTGCTGTCGCACCATTTTGATTTTGTCTTATCTTCGAAACCTCTTCTTCAAAAATTGCATTTCGACATTACAGGAGCGATTGTCTTCGCAACAGAAAGAATTCAGAGGCTTCGATGCCCTCGGCTATGCATCATCCTTTTGAGCTTGACCATAGCTTAAAATCGGAAGATATGTTGAGTGGTATTCTATTTTTAGATATGAAAAAACCGAACGAAGAAATAACAAAAACAGCATAGAAAGTAATATATAAATCATCTCAATAAAACAAGAAAAAAACTATTCCTCTCATTTTTTATCAAGAAGACGGCGGATAATTTTTCTCAACTCCTGCCAATTTGTTGGTTTCATAACAAAATGCGAAATGCCTATCTTCTTAGCTTTTTTTTCATTCATATGCTCACTAAAGCCGGTGCAGATTATTACAGGAATATCTTTTCTGATTTTGAGTATCTCTTGCGCAAAAACATTGCCCGTCATCTTTGGCATCGTCATATCTGTGATTACCAAATCGAAAACTTTGGGATTTTCTTCAAAAGCTTGGAGCGCCTGCATAGGGTCACTGAATGGGAATACCTTATATCCTGAAAGTTCAAGCATTCTCTTTCCTAACTCTGCAATGCTTGGGTCATCATCAAGA containing:
- a CDS encoding CBS domain-containing protein; the encoded protein is MYLVGEIFASEVLGRDVYDREGEVIGKLEDLLVRIKDVFPTVSALVVNIKSGKKAIIPFENIELFNRSTITANIYKNEVTETEPGENDISIAKDILDKQIVDIDGAKVVRVNDVKLGEMRGNLCIIAADIGFNAILRRIGVANIAKGLMKKVGGGKAQNLISWNYLQPVDPKVSSLTLKVTKSKLSELHPSDIASIMSQIPPKERSALFDTLELETAAEALHELEPEAQVSIIHGMDKEQASDILELMPPDEAADLLGDLPEETAQELLNLMEDEEAEDVQELLEHEDDTAGGLMTTDFLSFPPTMTVKEAFKNLRLMAPDVEMIYYIYVTDDNDKLLGVVSIKDLLLAADNTQLSAIMKEQVKSVLPDTDEEEVAEMISKYNFYAIPVVNEENVILGIITVDDIVDLVIPPPSRKKKLRV
- a CDS encoding GTPase Era produces the protein MAENNFEGEGREFRCGFIALVGRPNTGKSTLLNRILDTKIAITSAKPQTTRNRITGILNGEDYQAIFLDTPGINVKKGLMRSHLVKIALSTLNYADIVLFIIDAKAGIKKDDIVILDKIEKVDAMKILLINKIDLLKKEELLPLIDSLKKYEFIEEFIPISAKRGTNLKRLISVVVDNLPIAPRYFEADIITDRPEEFLFAEYIREKIYRLLQEELPYCVHVEVEEIKERKEGLIYVSANIFVEKESQKGIIIGKKGEMIKEIGSRARKDIEYFTGCKVYLDLRVYVKKKWTENEKLLHKYGYTSDEN
- a CDS encoding divalent metal cation transporter — protein: MPAVKRERRGLGRFLILLTLIGPGIITSSADNDAGGIATYTLAGAQEGYSLLWALFLTTLALVVIQEMSARMGVVTGKGLADLIREKFSMRTTFFTMLLLVVGNLTVTIAEFAGIAAGFELLGVSRLLSVPLMALIIWLIVIKGSYIAVERVMLFFCLIYFTYVVSGFMAQPDWNEVVAGLVHPTFKFETGYINLFIALVGTTITPWMQFYLQASVVDKGLKKENYKFLKWDVYIGSFITDFVAMFIIIAAAATLYANGNREVNDAFQAALALKPLAGNYAFILFSIGLLNASVLGAIILPLSTSYAVSEAFGWESGLGKKFHSAPKFFWFYTVILAIGAGFILIPNLKLIMVMLISQTVNGILLPIILILMLKLINDKSIMGENVNTLGQNILSIITASILIVLTFLLLLGIFYPPSMDYLASLFQGR
- the dusB gene encoding tRNA dihydrouridine synthase DusB codes for the protein MKLNSFKIGKIKIYPPIILAPIAGWTNLPFRIIACEKGAGLTYTELISSEAIVRKNKKTLKMLTCDEREGNRVIQIFGANPDVMARAAKIVEDMGEKIIDINMGCSVKKVIKNGAGAYLLKSAVDAKKIMKAVVSAVSLPVTVKIRSGWNDRSINAVEISKIAEECGISAITVHPRTAVQYFKGTADWNIIKEVKQNVSIPVIGNGDVKTEEDVKRMFEETDCDAVMIGRGALGNPWIFKRAEYFITKGEKMVSPSIKEIRDTMIKHLKLNIEIFGEKRGISLFKKHSASYVKGMRGAIDFRKKIFLAKSESEAKDIIRKFFSALS
- a CDS encoding HNH endonuclease → MDSGVYKYFKNSSVLVLNASYEVINICNIKRAIIMILKGVAVAEENTDRYYHSPSFKIPVPSVIRINRYVRIKYQLVSFTRKNIFLRDNFTCYYCNKKFKPKDLTLDHVLPKSKGGWNNWDNIVTACIPCNKKKGNRTPEEANMKLRKKPKEPTIPIYIQIIRNLSASKQQWNKYLFLDN
- the bioF gene encoding 8-amino-7-oxononanoate synthase → MDKELEKLKKENLYRSLRIIESAQKPKVRIEGKEFLLFSSNNYLGLSNNPIIKKKAAEALKKYGCGACASRLISGNVEPYVSLEKTIARFKGTKEALVFSSGYAANVGTISTIAESSDTIFSDALNHASIIDGCRLSRAQIKIYNHKDVNHLEDLVKKTKGRGKKIIITDSIFSMDGDIAPLGDIQKVAKKYGCLLFVDDAHATGTLGKRGRGSAEFFNINGKIDIYMGTLSKAVGSVGGFIAGKRKLIEFLINRSRSFIYSTGLPPSALAASQSALELIEKDLSYLNNLKRNEKLIKEGLEEIGYDTMESETQIIPVLMETEERAIKAFHFLFKNNIFVPAIRPPTVPKGKARLRITPMASHTRKDIEYLLDVFAKMKKAIFK